The following is a genomic window from Coriobacteriaceae bacterium.
CAAAGCTGCGCGAGTCAAAGTCGCAATAGCGGCATTTTTGAGCGCAAAACGGCACGTGCACGTACAGCGCGGTAACGGCCACCCTTAAGCCTCCAGCGGATGAGCGGGCACCGACTCACCGGCGGCAAGCGCGGCCTCGCAGGCCACCACGTCGCGCTCGATATCATCGACCAGCGCCATAAACTCCTCGTACGTAGAGCAACGCACCACCTGAGCGCGCCAGGCGGCGGCATGGGGCATGCCCTTTAAGTACCAGCTTGCGTACGTGCGAGCACGCGACATGAGCGGCAGAAGCTCATGCGTCAACGTCAGGTGCTCGCGCAGAGCCTCCAGGCGCTCGACCGAGGAGCGAGAAGGAACCGGCGTGCCATCGAGTGCAAGGACTCGGGCATCGCCGAACACCCACGGATTGCCGTAGATGCCGCGCGCGATAAACACCGCGCTGGCACCCGAGCCGTGCAGATGCTCAGCAGCGTCCTCGGCCGAGAACACATCGCCCGAACCAATCACGGGAATCTCGACAGCGTCGGCAACCTCATCGACGACTGACCAATCAGCCTGGCCCGTGTAGAGCTGCGTGGCGCAACGACCATGCACGGCGACTGCGGCAGCCCCTGCGCCCTCAAGCATCTGGGCAAACGTCGCGGCATTACGGTCCTCGGCATAAAAGCCCTTGCGGATCTTGACGGTCACGGGCACGTGCGCCGCGCCCACCGTGGCCTCGACGATCTTCTCCGCCAGATCGGGCGTGCGCATGAGCGCCGAACCCTCGCCCTTGGTAACAACCTTGCGGGCGGGGCATGCCATATTGATATCGATGAGCGACAGGCGATCGCCAACGCGCTCCTCGACGGCGGCGACGGCGCTCGCAAACTGATCG
Proteins encoded in this region:
- the dusB gene encoding tRNA dihydrouridine synthase DusB encodes the protein MALSEYSKRLLGAYAEQPFLMAPMAGVTDPAYRIMCRRRGANLAYSEMVSVAGLAYASNKTWRLVLPADEEPQICVQLFGSKPDQFASAVAAVEERVGDRLSLIDINMACPARKVVTKGEGSALMRTPDLAEKIVEATVGAAHVPVTVKIRKGFYAEDRNAATFAQMLEGAGAAAVAVHGRCATQLYTGQADWSVVDEVADAVEIPVIGSGDVFSAEDAAEHLHGSGASAVFIARGIYGNPWVFGDARVLALDGTPVPSRSSVERLEALREHLTLTHELLPLMSRARTYASWYLKGMPHAAAWRAQVVRCSTYEEFMALVDDIERDVVACEAALAAGESVPAHPLEA